From Vigna angularis cultivar LongXiaoDou No.4 chromosome 11, ASM1680809v1, whole genome shotgun sequence:
GGTATGCAAACAAGCCAGCACTCTGCACACGTGCTACAACAATCACAGGTTCAAATTCAACCACAATCTCAACAAAATGCATCAAATTTGTTACCATCTCAAGTGCAGCAGTCACAGACACAGCCTCCACAACAGCAATTGATGCCACAGATTCAATCTCAGCCTGCACAATTGCAACAACAGTTGGGTTTGCAACAGCAACCAAATTCCTTGCAACGAGATATGCAACAAAGGCTTCAAGCCTCAGGTCCCTTACTTCAGCAATCAACTGTTCTTGATCAGCAGAAGCAGTTATATCAATCACAAAGACCCCTTCCAGAAACTTCATCAAGTATGTGAATTTGCAACTATGCATTTTTCTTTGTGTGCTTTACCTTCTGTCAATTGGTGGCTTCTTGGTGATCAAACTCGTGAGCTTACCTACTACCGTGGGTCATTTAGGAGGTAGACAAATTGTGCGATCACATCATGGAATAAAAGATCCCCatcttatataaaattgtatttcaaACATCTATATAACATAAATAGGTTGGATAACTTTGAAATCTCTACTGACattaaaacactaaaaacatttatttttcaatacatTAAAGTCTTATTCTAAATACAATACAGATGTAATTCTGCAAGGTCTAAGCCCTGTCTGCCCAGCAAAAGAATGGCCTAAGCCCTCTAATAGAGCCAAGGCCACTAGTTAAATATGGAAATTGAAACattaaaacactaaaaacatttatttttcagtGAACTGCTCCACAAAATGTAATATTACAAAAGCAGAGAAAGGAGTGTACATCAAAATATGATAGAACAGGTATAGTAATCTAAAGCATACTCTAGCAAAGTGCAGACTGAACTGATGACAATAAGCttttctatatttcttttatttttctttcaacacaTAATAGGACTTGAAAACCTTCTTCCTTGACCATTGTACGGAGGGTTACCTCTGATGTGACATTTGTTTCTTCACTTTTAAAAAGAGTGTTCCCCTTGCGTTTGTTCTTTCATCTTTCCAGTCCACTTTTAGCTTTACTTAAGttgctatgttttttttttctgttaatttcaccataatttttctttcttttttcttcattattttgttcttttttgcTCCTAGATTGATAGTAGTTGGGTGTGTAAATTTGACTTATTATTTGTCATGAATATATTTAACATCTTTAAtgtgttataaattatttagtttgtattataatattaaaataagcaGCCATCCAGTTCCTGCTATATCCTTTTCAGAACTGTTTGTTATATGCCACTGTGCAAATTTGGTAGCTATGAGAACAGGCATGCCTGTGATTTAGTTTTAAGGTGGTAGCACTGTTCTGTCCTTGCCCTAGACGGCTAGACCTTATAGGGATAATTTAGCAGATATTGTTTGTAGACATTGTGTTTTGCAGGTATGAGAGAGTTTTGCAATATGTCATTTGATTTTGGGTATTATCTGGGTTTGGGTTTGATTTTGTCAGCAGTTAAGATGCAAAACCAAGGGCAGGATTACTAGGATTGCTTGATCCCTGTAATTTGACATGCTCGAGTACCGTCCCTACATGATCTCAGTAGGATTAGTTTTCTTCTAAATCAGGATACCCCATCTTACAAGCATGTAGAAGTCAAATCGTATACGAATCTACATGTAGGAGTTCTATTTGGACTGCCTTGGATAATTCTTGCATTTTTTGTCAAAAGATTgcatagaaaatgaaaattgtaaaagaaatacAGGAattcaatgtatttttttttcatctgatTTCTGTAAAAGAAATATTGGGACTATTGCTTCAAATTTACCATTTCTGGTTTGTTTGTCTTTCCTCCATGACTTATTTGCCTTGTCTACAGAAATTCTTTTGTGATGTTTGTGTTATGAATAACTCGTCCATATAAGTTAAGCATCAAACTTTCTGGAGAGCAACAACATAGGATATCACATATAATCTATCTTATGTGTATGATAGAATAATGTTCACTAACATATTTTGCAATTACctcattaattttcaaaaacaacaaatttctgCATTTTTTCAGCCCTAGCTCACATGTGTTTGAAATATCTTTTGAAGCTTCTCTGGATTCAACAGCACAGACTGGCCAGTCAAGTGGGGGTGATTGGCAAGAAGAAGTTTATCAAAAGGTAATATCCTATTTTCTAATCATCTTTTAAGACCGttgaaataaaagagaaagaggcaTAAGATGAATCTCTAATGTgtattgtatatttataaacAGGAAAATACAAAGAGATGGACCTAAGCTAGATACATCTAACaacattaataacaaaaatataataaactgaATGGGAAATAtctaacactctccctcaagGTGGtacatataaatcatatttaccatacttgttataaatataatcaactCTAGGTTCGCCTAGTGATTTAGTAAAACCATATGCTAGTTGATCACTAGaattaacaaactcagtctcaATTTCTCCAGAGTATAATATTTTCTTGAAGAAAATCACATTCAATCTCAATATGTTTGGTTCTTTCATAAAAGTCGGGATTTGAAAAATAACTTGATTGTCACATAGGTGTCaataagtgtcatttgagtgacCTTTCCAAAATGCAATTCTTTAAGTAACTGTTTAAGCCAAATAAGCTCACAAGTAGTTGAGGCCATATTTCTATATCTTGTTTCCGCACTAGAACTTGCTACaacattgtttctttctcttccaaGAGATCAAATTATCACCAATGAAGACATCATATCCGGAAGTGGATCTCCTATCAGAAGGAGAGACTACCCAATCAACATCTGAATAACATACAAGTCTACTGTGATTATTGTGTCCATATAACAATCCTTTTCCAAGAAAACCTTTAATGTACTTCAATATACAAATGACAACATTCCAATGATATGGatatggaaaattaaaaaattgactCGTCATACTGACCGCAAAAGAAATGTCAGGATGAGTAGTTATAAGATAGTTCAATTTTCCAACTAGTCTTTTATACTTGTAAGGTGTGGTTTGCACCCacttgtatattataaatttgtcttatctctagttgatgtgagatAATAGAGAGGATTTATCTAAGAGTGCTACTTGTGCAAGAGCAATAAAGGTTGATGAAGcaacacaaaaaaaacaatcaaattaaaagcaaggAAAGAACAACCATCCACCTTGTCAACATTGTGGCATAAAAGGTCATCCACTTTTCAGACGTTGCAAGAGACCTGATGCAAGCAGCAATTGTAACCAAATGGGGCATGAAGCTATAATTTGGCACAACAATAATTTCCTTGGTGAGGGAGCTCAAATTGCTAATCAAGAGGAGGAGAACCAACTGTTTGTAGCCACTTGTTTCTTGAGCAGTGACTTAAGTGAAAGTTGGTTGATTGAGACTAATCAATGTCACCATTGTTAGAATTGGAAATGCTTAGTTTATCTCAGTCAAAGGCAAGGGGACAGTTGCAATCACAAGTTGTGCAAGCACATGGcttattttttatgttcttttcaTTCCTGCAAGTGTATTTCGCGTAACTgcatatgaatttatatttttattacagcTTGCTAAAATTCATACTAATTTGACACTTTTGCTTGAGGAACAAGTCTGTCAGATACTGATAGTTCTATTTAGTAATTTGCtactttgtttttctctttcgggcattataaatataaaagttgctgatcaataaaatattatatttcttgcTGAGCTCAAAATATTCCCAAGTATTTATTTCCCCTTCTTCCCTACCTTATATTTCTGCCATAATTCCAACTTCTCTTAGAGCTTGTTTAGGTAAACTATTCCACAAAcacttctaaaagaaaaaatgagaagaaaaaatgaaataagttcAAATCaatttatgcataaattaatttgtagaagttcttgttaatttatttagattatGAAGTTTATtccattgttattttttattttcatctccTAGAATTTTTTCGAAAAAACTTACCCAAACAGACCCTTGAATCCATactgtttaatttttatgtggATGATACCAACCTTTACATTTACTATCTTTTTATCCTACTCATTGTTATTGTTAATATGATTTTGTGCTGTTATGAATGGTATTTCTTAGGTGAGATTTTAAAGTTTTCAATTTGATACTCAAAGTCACTAGGTCAGGTGCATGCATGCAAGGTTCACAACTCAATTTTTTTGCGTGAAAGTGAAAGTTGAAATTATGATGCACtataaaatgggaaaatattttttacccTTCCTTAAGGCAATAGTGTTACAAATCTTCCTGCAGAGGAGATTTCAAGGTTTATAATGCATTGATGATTTGCTTCTGTTGATTTTAAACGGCAGATTAAATCAATGAAAGAAAGTTACTTGCCAGAGTTGAATGAAATGTACCAAAAGATTGCTTCTAAACTTCAACAGGTATGTTCAGTCAGGCAAATTTTTAATATCAGCTATGGACAAGGAAGCCTCTtccattgttattattattattattgttgttgttgttgttactattattattgttgttgttattattattattattctagcAAACTCTAAAAGGAGAAGtccttgtttttatttttactcaaaTTAGTGTCACTGTTTAATCTTGtatcttttctttgtttatcaGCAGGATTCTCTTCCACAACAACCAAAGTCAGAGCAGCTTGATAAGCTGAAGGTGTTTAAAATGATGCTGGAACGAATTATAACATTCCTTCAGGTTTCCAAGAGTAATATCTCACCTAGTTTCAAGGAGAAATTGGGTTCATATGAGAAGcagattattaattttataaatacaaatagaCCTAAGAAGAACATACCTGGACAGCTTCCCCCACCACATATGCATTCCATGTCACAGTCACAATCCCAAGTTACACAAGTGCAGTCTcatgaaaatcaaattaattctCAGTTGCAAACATCAAATATGCAAGGCTCTGTAGCAACAATGCAGCAGAATAATATGCCAAACATGCAGCACAATTCTCTGTCTGGTGTATCTACAGCACAACAGAGTAAGATGAATTCAATGCAACCAAATTCCAATTTAGATTCAGGACCAGGAAATGCTGTAAACTCCCTACAACAGGTTCCTGTTAGCTCACTCCAACAAAACCCTGTTAGTGCTTCTCAACAAACTAATGTTAACTCCTTATCCTCACAATCCGGGGTTAATGTAATCCAGTCAAATCTTAACCCCCTTCAGCAAGGTTCCAGTATGCTTCAACACCAGCAACTAAAACAACAGGAGCAACAGATGTTacataatcaacaaattaaGCAACAATATCAGCGGCAATTGATTCAGAGGAAGCAACAACAGATCatgcaacagcaacaacaacaacaacagcaatTACACCAAACAGCAAAGCAACAACTGCCTGCACAATTGCCGACTCATCAATTACAACAACTTCACCAAATGAATGATGCAAATGACATTAAGATGAGGCAAGGAATTGGAGTTAAGCCAGGCGTCTTTCAGTCACATCTTACTTCTAGTCAACGCTCATCTTATCCCCACCAACAGATGAAAGGGAGTCCTTTTCCTGTTTCTTCTCCTCAGCTCCTTCAGGCCACATCTCCTCAGATTCCACAACACTCATCTCCTCAGGTTGACCAACAAAACCACCTTCCATCTCTCACAAAAGTTGCTACTCCTCTGCAATCAGCTAACTCACCTTTTGTAGTACCCACTCCCTCACCTCCCTTGGCTCCATCTCCTATGCCAGGGGATTCTGAAAAGCCCATTTCTGGTATTTCATTGATATCAAATGCTGTAAATATTGGATATCAGCAATCAGGTGGTGCAACAGCACCAGCTCAATCCCTTGCCATTGGAACACCTGGAATATCAGCCTCTCCTTTACTTGCAGAGTTCACTGGTCCTGATGGTGCTCTTGGTAATGCTTTTGTATCCACATCTGGAAAGTCGACTGTTACTGAACAGCCCATTGAGCGTCTAATTAAAGCGGTTAGTGTAGTTTATCTTAAGCTGGCCTGATCTGTGACTGTGGTCTTTAAGTTCTTTACGAATTTGACAATACATAAAGGTTTCCAtaatttttcaacttaaaaatttCTGTCCAATAATCATATGATTCCAGGTGAAATCAATGTCATCAAAAACATTATGTTCTGCTGTTAGTGACATTGGTTCAGTTGTAAGCATGAACGATAGGATAGCAGGATCAGCACCAGGTAATGGATCCAGAGCTGCTGTGGGTGAAGATTTGGTTGCTATGACTAATTGTCGCCTTCAGGCAAGAAATTTTATCGCACAAGATGGTGCCAATGGAACTAGGAGGATGAAGCGCTACACTTATGCAACACCCTTGAATGTTGTATCTTCTGCTGGTAGCATGAATGATAGTATCAAGCAGTTAACTGCTTCTGAGGTCTCTGATTTGGATTCAACTGCAACATCTAGATTCAAGATGCCAAGGGTTGAGGTACTATTGTTTTTAGTCGTTACGTTTTATTTAATGTTGAAGAACATGAACTGAGAAAAGAACGGAAAAAATTTAAACTGAACaggatatttttattaacttattGCTCGCTTGAATCTTATGTACAGCAGGTATATATAGACAAAGATGTCTAAGAAGCTGTTATAATCTGACAGCTGTACAAATACAATGAAAGAAACCTACAGCTGTACAAGTTTGACTAATAATACAAGTTGACCATAGTTGACTTAGTATATACAGTAACAGCCCCCCTCAAACTCAAGGAGAAGACTTTTCAAAAGCAAAAGTCTTCACATTTAGTTTGCTGCAAAGAAACACCAACCAAGTTGTGGACAATGGCTTGGTCAAAAGATCAGCCCACTGATCCAGAGTAGGAATATGACAAATTGAGAGCTGCTTTGCCAAACGTTTAACTTTACAAAAAACACATCAATCTCCATATGTTTGGTCCGATTGTGAAAAACGGCATTATGAGCAATTGCCACTGCACTTTGATTATCACAAAGAAGAACTGGAGTAAGGAAAGAAACTTGCAACTCTGTTAGCAATTTGGAAATCCAGGACAATTCTGCAGCTGTTTGAGCTAGACTTctgtattcagcttcagtacTAGAATGTGCAACAACTTGTTTTCTGGACCACCAAGAAATCAGAGTAGGATTAAGCAAAATGGCTGCCCCTAAAGTAGATCTGCGATCATCTACATCTGATGCCCAGTCAGCGTCACAATAGGCTTTTAAGCTTAAAGACCAGTTAGGTGATGCAGGTTGAAAATGCAAGCCATGAAATATTGTACCCTTAAGATATCTCAATATATGTTTCACAACTATCCAATGAGAGTCAAGAGGTTTGGCCATGAACTAACATACTTTCTTCACTGCATAACTAATCTCTGGTCTATTAAGAGTGGTATACTGAAGAGTACCCACAACTCAACGGTGGAGGACCAGAGAAAAAATCAGCTCCATGTTTAGACAACTTGCAATTAGTCACCATAGGTGAAGAAATAGAATGTGTTTCTGTCATGTGTCTTATGAAGTAAGTCTTGGATGTACTTGGTTTGAGTCATTAGATAGAATTGTCAGGTCAGTATTTAACTTCAGCACCGAGAAAATAATCAAGCTGGCCCAATTGTGAGAGAAAGTAGCATTAAATTTGAAAGTAATACCATGAATGAGTTCAGCAGAGCTAACAGTTATGAtaatatcatccacataaaccAGAAAATAAACAACCTGCAACTGTTTTCTGTAAACAAACAGAGATGAATATCAAGTGCTGTTGACAAATCCAATTTGTTGAAGATTAGTTTGCTACCTATGAAACCACTAACGAGGTGCTTGTTTTAGCCCATAGAaggtgttagatgttaagatgtgtgtttctgttaattgggcttagtctattctgtattaagggcattggcccatatcttacaatataaataaactaccctatgtgtagtctaaacacacaagggatattttctcccaatcttctttatttctcatatggtatcagagctatggttagagcctatcctagcattattggttgtttgttgggcatattgttccacccatTATCGGGCCGCtattggaccacccattaatgtctaatctcacgctcgagatgtatatacctcggcgtgaggagggtgtgttggaagtcccacatcgactagagataaggccaaattaaagtatataagtgggtgcagacctcaccttacaagccggttttgtgaggATGAGTTAGGCCTCAAGTCcacttctaatatggtatcagagcacaggaatagttccagtcaactccacggtctccggcaccCATCACTGCTACTGTTGTCGCAGTCGCCGCCGCTGCCGTCGTCACCGCCGTCGTCGCCACCGCCGCCGTCGCCgtcgccggagttccagaatcgactggcgaccacaccatcggaagcgtatcggccgggcgaccaccgtcgtACGAAGATCGCGGCGATCGGACctctcacgcgcctccacgcgccgccgcaagagtcgccgctgccgccgcgcgtgccggcgcgtcgccggagctttccaccgccgatcagcaccgccgtgatcgcctcctcgccctctttctggatctgtggtcgttgcgtcaatcggagtactttgaatttttagggtttctccctctccatggcgtcttcctcgtctacaaacacctctattggtggctcatcttctgatccctcaatatatactaattatgtgaatgtacacttgtccattgacaagttagatggcacaaattatgcaacctgggcgtccgacatcaaactttggttgaagagtcaggggtacttagatcatcttactcaaaatgtgactactgctctcatagatgacacttcccgctggatgaaaattgatgctcagttatgcattgttataaagtccaccattcactcctcactgaaacaaatgtttcgatcctatgagacatgttcagaagtatgggcacaagcgaagttgttatacacaaatgacactcagcgtctttatggtgtttgtcaggacctattaactgttattggtccgcgcaatcctggtcccatggcagaatatttgggtaaaattcatgcccttcttcatgactttaatgatatattacctcctgcttccactcctgctgaagaattggaacaacgatcaaagttcttcatgttgttggcattatacggactctctgatgatgtttctcatgtccgtgatcagattttgggttctcctgtcatacccaactttacttctacttgttctgctcTTTTGCGTATACCGAGTAAACCCGTCACTGAGACATCCCCTCGTACTGATGATTCCTCTGTTATGGTTGCtcaacgtgatgatcgaagtcggtctcgcaagccaagtaaaggacgtccaaaatgtgaccattgtggcaagttaggccacaagattgatagatgttatgctctccatggacgtcctcctcgacctgtagcaatggcaaattctgatccacctccccgatcaccgtctgcagaccatcctacttcatctaatatcgtagacaaacctgcaatctttaacgaatttctcagatggtatgagaatcatcagcactctggttccactacatctgcatctgttgcacgtacaggtacaccttttgttggtctaactCACTCCCTTGGACCttggtccttgactcaggcgccaccgatcatatcactggtaacaagtccttgttttcttccttgtcatgtccggctaatttaccctcggtaacaatggctgatgggtctagagtctcatctcatggtattggtactgttaatatttttccatccatatccattgatcatgtactctatgtccctgggtctcccttcaacttattgtccattagtcgtttaactcgtactcttaattgtgttatttcctttactaaagattctgtttggttgcaggaccggagttcaaaacacatgattggcacaggatgtgagtctcatggcctttatcatctccgcccttctccacatgttggcgtagtcatggagtcaccatccctttttcatgctcagttcggtcatcctagtcttgtcaaactacaacaacttgtcccgaggttgtccacattatcatgtttgtcgtgtgagtcttgtcagttagggaagcatactcgtagttcctttcctcgtagtgtctcacaacgggcgtcgtcccccttttcattggttcattctgacatttggggacctagtcgtgttaagtccattttaggttttcagtattttgttacctttgttgatgactattccagatgtacttggttgtttttaatgaagaatcgttctgagttgttttctatttttcaatcttttttcaatgaaataaaaacacagtttggggtgtctattcgaaatttacgtagtgataatggccgtgaatacctttctcaaccgtttaaacagtttatggcttctcatggcattcttcaccaaacctcatgtgcttatacccctcaacaaaatggggtggctgagcgcaagaatagacaccttattgaaacaactcgtacacttctgattcatggtcaagtaccctcacgtttttggggtgatgcagttctcacagcatgttatcttatcaaccgcatgccatcttccgtcctagataacaaaatccctcattctatcttatttcctcaagaccctctgcatccattacctcttcgagtttttgggtctacatgttttgttcatgattttagtcctggtcttgataagttatctcctaggtctcacaaatgtgtcttcttaggatttccacggtcacaaaagggctataagtgtttttccccttccctcaatcgtcattttatctctgctgatgtcacttttgatgagtcttctttttacttttcacatctattttctagttctgtacctctccatgttactgttgatattcctcttatctgtgatcctcctggtgatgctccacccattttgtcttctccttctttagactctcattcaccacaggatcatccttcacctccaccccttcaggtttatagtcgccgtaattgtccccctcatgactcacttccggtgccgcctcatgtgtctcctccggctccagcaactgagtctgacttgcctattgccctccgtaaaggtatacgctctacccgtaacccttccccccattatactgttcttaattaccacagattatctccatctttttatacttgtctctcatccatttgttctgtgtcaattcccaaatctgtgggtgatgccttaactcatcctggttggcgtcaagctatgatggatgaattaagtgctttacaggaaagtggaacttgggagcttgtccaattaccatctggaaagtctgttgttggttgcaggtgggtgtatgctatcaaggttggtcctgatggcacaattgatcgtctgaaagctcgactggttgccaaaggctacacacagatttttggtttggattatggtgatactttttctccagtggcaaaaattacctctgttcgccttttcattgccatggccgctcttcgacaatggcctctttaccaacttgatgtcaaaaatgcttttctcaatggtgatttgcaggaagaaatttatatggagcaaccgcctggctttgttgctcagggggagtcatctggattggtatgtcgtcttcgcaaatccttatatggcctaaaa
This genomic window contains:
- the LOC108333863 gene encoding mediator of RNA polymerase II transcription subunit 15a isoform X2; protein product: MDNNNWRPNQGTEANMDTSDWRGGLQQESRQRIVNKIMDTLKRHLPVSGQEGLHELQKIAQRFEEKIFTAATSQSDYLRKISLKMLTMETKSQGSMANAPNQGGPSNKPPDPGLVIPPQVHNPGQQHSISMPNQSQARQQLMQNNIASQSSGLTQTPIQNVGQNNPNMQNIPGQNSVGNTISQNSNMQNMFAGSQRQIQARQQVVPQQQQQSQNSQQFLYQQQIQHQLIRHKFHHQQQQQQQQQQQQNLLQPNQLQSSQQPVIQTSSVMQQAPMMQTSLPSIQHNQQSNNVQQSTQSVLQQHSQVIRQQQPQQTSIIHQQQTPMTQQSILPPQQQQQQQLMGAQGNASNMQHTQILGTQSNVSDLQQPQRLLAQQNNLSNLQQQQQQLINQQNNLSNMHQQLGNNVPGLQPQQVLGPQSGNSGMQTSQHSAHVLQQSQVQIQPQSQQNASNLLPSQVQQSQTQPPQQQLMPQIQSQPAQLQQQLGLQQQPNSLQRDMQQRLQASGPLLQQSTVLDQQKQLYQSQRPLPETSSTSLDSTAQTGQSSGGDWQEEVYQKIKSMKESYLPELNEMYQKIASKLQQDSLPQQPKSEQLDKLKVFKMMLERIITFLQVSKSNISPSFKEKLGSYEKQIINFINTNRPKKNIPGQLPPPHMHSMSQSQSQVTQVQSHENQINSQLQTSNMQGSVATMQQNNMPNMQHNSLSGVSTAQQSKMNSMQPNSNLDSGPGNAVNSLQQVPVSSLQQNPVSASQQTNVNSLSSQSGVNVIQSNLNPLQQGSSMLQHQQLKQQEQQMLHNQQIKQQYQRQLIQRKQQQIMQQQQQQQQQLHQTAKQQLPAQLPTHQLQQLHQMNDANDIKMRQGIGVKPGVFQSHLTSSQRSSYPHQQMKGSPFPVSSPQLLQATSPQIPQHSSPQVDQQNHLPSLTKVATPLQSANSPFVVPTPSPPLAPSPMPGDSEKPISGISLISNAVNIGYQQSGGATAPAQSLAIGTPGISASPLLAEFTGPDGALGNAFVSTSGKSTVTEQPIERLIKAVKSMSSKTLCSAVSDIGSVVSMNDRIAGSAPGNGSRAAVGEDLVAMTNCRLQARNFIAQDGANGTRRMKRYTYATPLNVVSSAGSMNDSIKQLTASEVSDLDSTATSRFKMPRVEANHSLLEEIREVNQRLIDTVVDISNEEVDPTAAAAAAEGTEGTIVKCSYNAVALSPSLKSQYASVQMSPIQPLRLLVPTNYPNCSPILLDKFPVESGKENEDLSVKAKSRFSISLRSLSQPMSLGEIARTWDVCARTVISEHAQQSGGGSFSSKYGTWENCLTT
- the LOC108333863 gene encoding mediator of RNA polymerase II transcription subunit 15a isoform X1 codes for the protein MDNNNWRPNQGTEANMDTSDWRGGLQQESRQRIVNKIMDTLKRHLPVSGQEGLHELQKIAQRFEEKIFTAATSQSDYLRKISLKMLTMETKSQGSMANAPNQGGPSNKPPDPGLVIPPQVHNPGQQHSISMPNQSQARQQLMQNNIASQSSGLTQTPIQNVGQNNPNMQNIPGQNSVGNTISQNSNMQNMFAGSQRQIQARQQVVPQQQQQSQNSQQFLYQQQIQHQLIRHKFHHQQQQQQQQQQQQNLLQPNQLQSSQQPVIQTSSVMQQAPMMQTSLPSIQHNQQSNNVQQSTQSVLQQHSQVIRQQQPQQTSIIHQQQTPMTQQSILPPQQQQQQQLMGAQGNASNMQHTQILGTQSNVSDLQQPQRLLAQQNNLSNLQQQQQQLINQQNNLSNMHQQLGNNVPGLQPQQVLGPQSGNSGMQTSQHSAHVLQQSQVQIQPQSQQNASNLLPSQVQQSQTQPPQQQLMPQIQSQPAQLQQQLGLQQQPNSLQRDMQQRLQASGPLLQQSTVLDQQKQLYQSQRPLPETSSTSLDSTAQTGQSSGGDWQEEVYQKIKSMKESYLPELNEMYQKIASKLQQQDSLPQQPKSEQLDKLKVFKMMLERIITFLQVSKSNISPSFKEKLGSYEKQIINFINTNRPKKNIPGQLPPPHMHSMSQSQSQVTQVQSHENQINSQLQTSNMQGSVATMQQNNMPNMQHNSLSGVSTAQQSKMNSMQPNSNLDSGPGNAVNSLQQVPVSSLQQNPVSASQQTNVNSLSSQSGVNVIQSNLNPLQQGSSMLQHQQLKQQEQQMLHNQQIKQQYQRQLIQRKQQQIMQQQQQQQQQLHQTAKQQLPAQLPTHQLQQLHQMNDANDIKMRQGIGVKPGVFQSHLTSSQRSSYPHQQMKGSPFPVSSPQLLQATSPQIPQHSSPQVDQQNHLPSLTKVATPLQSANSPFVVPTPSPPLAPSPMPGDSEKPISGISLISNAVNIGYQQSGGATAPAQSLAIGTPGISASPLLAEFTGPDGALGNAFVSTSGKSTVTEQPIERLIKAVKSMSSKTLCSAVSDIGSVVSMNDRIAGSAPGNGSRAAVGEDLVAMTNCRLQARNFIAQDGANGTRRMKRYTYATPLNVVSSAGSMNDSIKQLTASEVSDLDSTATSRFKMPRVEANHSLLEEIREVNQRLIDTVVDISNEEVDPTAAAAAAEGTEGTIVKCSYNAVALSPSLKSQYASVQMSPIQPLRLLVPTNYPNCSPILLDKFPVESGKENEDLSVKAKSRFSISLRSLSQPMSLGEIARTWDVCARTVISEHAQQSGGGSFSSKYGTWENCLTT